The Candidatus Eisenbacteria bacterium region CAATCGGGGCATCTCTTCTTGCCAGGGAATCAAGCAAGCTACAGGCTGTTCCAGACTTCCTGAGACTTGAGCTTGAATCAAGGAACCCGCAGGGCGGGCTGCCATTCCAACCTGTTCTCTCCATGGACAAGGTCATTCTTCTGAGAGACAGAGTCGAACCTTACGTTTTCCCGCCCGGGCTTCCCGTCGATTGTTACCTCGGAATAGACGTCGGCTCTGTGAGCACAAATCTCGCCGTGGTCGACCCTGAAGGAAACGTAATCAAGGAGATTTACCTCAGGACCGAGGGAAGACCCGTTGAGGTCGTGGGGAGAGGCCTGAGTGAAATCCAGGCCGAGCTTTCGGGAAGAATCGAGATAATGGGAGTGGGCACGACCGGTTCCGGAAGGGAGCTTATCGGAGAGCTTGTCGGCGCGGACACGGTGAATGACGAAATCACAGCGCACAAGACCGGAGCGACGTTCATCGCCGAGAAAATGCTCAACAAAAAAGTGGACACAATTTTCGAAATCGGCGGTCAGGACGCCAAGTTCATAAACGTGGAAGAGGGAGTAGTCGTTGATTTCACCATGAATGAAGCATGCGCGGCAGGCACGGGTTCATTCCTCGAAGAGCAGGCCGAGAGGCTGGGGGTAAGGATTGAAGGCGAATTTGCCGGCCTTGCCCTGAGCACAGACAAGCCGATCCGCCTTGGTGAAAGATGCACCGTTTTCATGGAACAGGATGTGAATTCTTTCCAGCAGAGAGCTGCATCGAAAGACGCGCTTGTTGCAGGCCTTGCTTATTCGGTTGTTTACAACTACTTGAACCGGGTGGTGCGCGGCAGGAACATCGGCGACACTATTTTCTTTCAGGGCGGGACAGCCTACAACGACGCTGTGGCTGCCGCATTCAGCAAGGTTCTTGAAAAAGACATAATCGTTCCTCCCTATAACGGCGTCATTGGAGCAATCGGCGAAGCGCTGCTTGCAAAAGAAAAAGTGAACCAGCTCGGGGTAAAGACAAAATTCAGAGGGTTCGACATAACCAAGATAAGCTACAAAATGAGGGAGTTTGTTTGCAAGGCATGCGCCAACTACTGTGACATGCAGGAATTCATTGTTGAGGGACAGAAGACTTTCTGGGGAGATAAGTGTTCCGACAAGTTCAGAAAACGAGCAAAGACTGATAAGAAACCGGTAATAAAGGATCTGGTGGCGATCAGAGAGACGTTTCTGATGGAAGGATATGAGGAACCGGCTCCCGACCGCCAATTGTCCGGAGACCGCGGCGCGCCCGTTGTCGGAATGCCGCGTGCAATGTATTTCTACGAGAGATTCCCGTTCTGGAGGACGTACCTTTCATGTTTGGGCGCCACGGTCGCGATCTCGGCTCCAACGAGTGCAAAAATAGTGAATCAGGGAATTGAAGCAACTGTCGCCGAGCCATGCTTCCCTGTCCAGGTAGCCCATGGCCACATCGTTGACCTTATTGAGAAAAAGGTCGACTTCATTTTCCTTCCCAACGTCATAAATGCCGAATCGGACTATCAGGAAGCGAACTCATTTCTGTGCCCGTGGGGACAGACACTCGCTTTTGTCGTTGAACACGCGCCTTTCTTTGAGGAGTACAAATCGAGACTGCTTAAGCCGACCGTGCATATGAGGTATGGCCCCAAGCATGTCGAGAAAGAGCTGAGAAAGTTTGCTGTGTTCCTCGGGGCATCGGAGAAAAGAAACAGGGATGCGCTGAATGAGGCGTACAAGGCGCAGGGGAAGTTCTTCGCAAGCTTGAGAGCGCTTGGCGAGGAGGCCTTGGGGTCTGTCATGGAGCGCGATGAGGCGGCAATAGTCATCGTCGGAAGGCCGTACAACATCTATGACAGGGGCGTTAACATGAACATTCCATCAAAGCTCAGGGATTACTACGGGATAAACGTGATCCCGCTTGATTTCCTGCCTCTCGATGATGAGGATGTGCCGCCGCTGAACAGGAACATGTTCTGGAACTACGGAAGGAAAATTCTTCAGGCCTCGAAGATCGTCAATCGTTGTCCGAATTTCCACATTCTCTACATTACGAATTTCAAGTGCGGCCCGGATTCATACATCAAGCATTTTACAGGGCCTGCCTCGGGTAAGCCTTTCCTTTCACTTCAATTCGACGGTCATGGAAGTGACGCTGGAATGTTGACGCGATGCGAAGCTTATCTCGACAGTAAGGGGCTTCTGAGATGGTGGAAACAAAAAAGGGAAACTCTCTCGAAGGAAGAACTCTCCACATCCCGAGAATGTCTTACGCAGGGGCAAGAGCTCTTGCTTCAGCATTCAAATCAATCGGGATAGACGCGACCGTAACGCTTGCTTCGAACGAGCGAACCATGGAGCTTGGCGGCAGGTTCACATCCGGAGACGAATGCCTTCCGCAAAAAGTCACCCTCGGAGATTTCCTGCGCATAGCTGAGGCGCCGGGATTTGACCCCAAGAAGGCTGCTTTCTTCATGCCGACCTCAGGCGGACCTTGCAGGTTCGGCCAGTATGCCCCGCTCCTCAGACATATTCTGAATGAAAGGGGACTTCAGGACGTCGAAGTTCTTTCCCCGACCAGTGCCGATGGATACAGCGGGCTCGGTGAGCACGCATCTGAATTCATCCGGACCGGCTGGCGCGCGCTTCTTGCGGGTGATGTTCTGACCAAGCTTCTTCTGAAGACAAGACCATACGAACTTAACGAAGGCGATACCGACCGCGTGTTCGAGGAGTCCCTGAACCGTGTCGGGCTGGCAATTGAGGCAAGAGGAATCCCGCAAGGCGAGAAATTGCGGAATGTTGTTTCAGAGCTTGTCCGGTCGAGGGATAGATTCAGAGCGGTGCCTGCCGACTATACGAAGGAAAAGCTTCTCATAGGAATGGTTGGCGAGATTTTCTGCAGACTGAATGATTTCAGCAACGAAGATGCCATAAGAAAAATAGAGAAATTCGGCGGACAGGTTTGGCTTTCAGATGTTGGAGAATGGGTGTGGTACACGAAGGCCGAGCAGAAGAGAAATCTCGCCCTTCTCGGCAGGAGTTTTTCTCTGGAAATGCTTGGTGCAAGAATCAAGAGTCATTTTCAGAGGAAGGATGAAGAAGCCATTCTTGAGCCTTTCAAGGAGGATTTCAGAGGTCTTGAAGAGCCCCACGACATAGCAGAAATTCTTGAGAAAGGCTTTCCCTATCTCCCCTGCCACGGCGCACTCGGCGAGATGGTCCTGAGCGTTGGGAAGAGCATCTACCTCTATGAAAAGGGCGCAGACGGAATAATTGACATAAGCCCGTTCACTTGCATGAACGGAATTGTGTGTGAGGCAGTCTATCCTGTGCTGAGCAGGGACCATGATGGAATCCCGGTGAAGGTTTTCTACTTCGATGGAACACAATCAGACCTCGAGAACGATATCGAGATCTTCCTTGAGCTCGCCCGGAACTACAGAAGGAAGAAGAAAAGACCGCAGGCGTTTTCCAGTCCCTGAGCCTCGATGGAAGAACTCGCATTTCATCCAGGATCGAGGGTCACAGGATAAGCCACCGGATTACTTCTTCAGGTTTGAAGGGTTTCGCAGAAACCAGTCGGTCCTGACCTCCGTGCGTCAACTTGAACGAAACCGAGTCTGAGTCCTTCCCGTCCGTGTACCTTGCAGCAAGCCTCAAAGTGTTCTCAAGCCCGACCTCCCCCATTTCTCCCTCGGCAAGTGTCACCGGACCGGGAAAATTTACCGGTTCGAGATAGCTCCTTGAGCCCTTATGCCTCATGAGAAAGTTGTTTTCAGACTCATCTCTTCCCACAATGACTTTCAACGCTGGCGAGATTCTGAAATGCCTTCCGACCTTGAGGAGAATCATGTCTTCAGCCGTAATCTTGTCTTTTCCCTTG contains the following coding sequences:
- a CDS encoding acyl-CoA dehydratase activase, translating into MTVFVGLDVGSISAKAALLLEEKRELATEVFPQNLRVGSLFIYLSRYTRVLGNPMKAASGLLSGIRRQFPDDTHFIVKVTGSGSNLIASQLGAERENEFKAIARGVGTLHCDVKTIFEMGGENSKYIRISTDTFTNSIGIEDYETNGDCAAGTGSFMDQQASRLLYDVEEIGKVALCSSKCANIAGRCSVFAKSDMIHAQQKGAQPPEILKGLCLAVARNFKGNIVKGKTVVPRVAFIGGVAANEAVVDAIKSVFELKDDELLIPDYHAYYGAIGASLLARESSKLQAVPDFLRLELESRNPQGGLPFQPVLSMDKVILLRDRVEPYVFPPGLPVDCYLGIDVGSVSTNLAVVDPEGNVIKEIYLRTEGRPVEVVGRGLSEIQAELSGRIEIMGVGTTGSGRELIGELVGADTVNDEITAHKTGATFIAEKMLNKKVDTIFEIGGQDAKFINVEEGVVVDFTMNEACAAGTGSFLEEQAERLGVRIEGEFAGLALSTDKPIRLGERCTVFMEQDVNSFQQRAASKDALVAGLAYSVVYNYLNRVVRGRNIGDTIFFQGGTAYNDAVAAAFSKVLEKDIIVPPYNGVIGAIGEALLAKEKVNQLGVKTKFRGFDITKISYKMREFVCKACANYCDMQEFIVEGQKTFWGDKCSDKFRKRAKTDKKPVIKDLVAIRETFLMEGYEEPAPDRQLSGDRGAPVVGMPRAMYFYERFPFWRTYLSCLGATVAISAPTSAKIVNQGIEATVAEPCFPVQVAHGHIVDLIEKKVDFIFLPNVINAESDYQEANSFLCPWGQTLAFVVEHAPFFEEYKSRLLKPTVHMRYGPKHVEKELRKFAVFLGASEKRNRDALNEAYKAQGKFFASLRALGEEALGSVMERDEAAIVIVGRPYNIYDRGVNMNIPSKLRDYYGINVIPLDFLPLDDEDVPPLNRNMFWNYGRKILQASKIVNRCPNFHILYITNFKCGPDSYIKHFTGPASGKPFLSLQFDGHGSDAGMLTRCEAYLDSKGLLRWWKQKRETLSKEELSTSRECLTQGQELLLQHSNQSG